A region of Streptomyces sp. NBC_01264 DNA encodes the following proteins:
- a CDS encoding alpha/beta fold hydrolase, whose protein sequence is MRFLFVHGTGVRRERHDTLFALVRDRLTARFPGATVDSCFWGERYGATLSAHGRSVPGLGAPGTAPGDDEEVAEWGLLVADPLCELRVLAEAGWDTGGGGHPGDEYGDFGGEPDDDAFAMPGVRSAGERVLELLAEVSGAEGGGEQAALLLGTGLAAGFPAALEAVSRSAEAAGAGGRATAEPQARELAKVLARAVTAAALASAGAEADCTGTERDRLVELITARLGGDARVPGARAAAVLGRLAMRVTTQPLLNAWRGSLTVGAIPALGDILRYQARGADLRAFLHERITAEPGPTVLIGHSLGGIALVDLLALAAARGEPVPGVELLVTVGSQAPFLYELGALAGVVPGTKLPYAFPRWLNVYDRQDVLSYLAEPVFPGDPRVSDQEIGSRQPFPACHSAYWKQDSLYARIERAVAEAEIG, encoded by the coding sequence ATGCGATTTCTGTTTGTGCACGGCACGGGGGTGCGGCGCGAGCGGCACGACACGCTCTTCGCCCTGGTCCGGGACCGGCTGACCGCCCGGTTCCCCGGCGCGACCGTCGACTCCTGCTTCTGGGGCGAGCGGTACGGGGCCACCCTGAGCGCCCACGGACGCTCGGTGCCCGGACTGGGCGCCCCCGGCACGGCCCCCGGCGACGACGAGGAGGTCGCCGAATGGGGGCTGCTGGTCGCCGACCCGCTCTGCGAGCTGCGGGTCCTGGCGGAGGCCGGCTGGGACACCGGAGGCGGAGGCCACCCGGGTGACGAGTACGGCGACTTCGGCGGCGAACCCGACGACGACGCCTTCGCCATGCCCGGCGTGCGGTCCGCGGGCGAGCGCGTGCTGGAACTGCTCGCCGAGGTCTCCGGGGCGGAGGGCGGCGGCGAACAGGCCGCGCTGCTGCTCGGTACCGGCCTCGCCGCCGGGTTCCCCGCCGCCCTGGAGGCCGTCTCCCGCTCCGCCGAGGCCGCCGGCGCCGGGGGTAGGGCCACCGCCGAGCCGCAGGCCCGCGAGCTGGCCAAGGTCCTGGCCCGCGCCGTGACCGCCGCCGCCCTCGCCTCGGCCGGAGCCGAGGCCGACTGCACCGGAACCGAACGCGACCGCCTCGTCGAACTGATCACCGCCCGCCTCGGCGGCGACGCCCGGGTCCCCGGCGCCCGGGCCGCCGCCGTCCTCGGCCGGCTCGCCATGCGCGTCACCACCCAGCCGCTGCTCAACGCCTGGCGCGGCTCCCTCACCGTCGGAGCCATCCCCGCGCTCGGCGACATCCTGCGCTACCAGGCCCGGGGCGCCGACCTCCGCGCCTTCCTGCACGAGCGGATCACCGCCGAGCCGGGGCCGACCGTACTCATCGGCCACAGCCTCGGCGGCATCGCCCTGGTGGACCTCCTCGCGCTCGCGGCCGCCCGCGGCGAGCCGGTGCCCGGGGTCGAACTGCTCGTCACCGTCGGCTCGCAGGCGCCCTTCCTCTACGAACTCGGAGCGCTGGCCGGGGTCGTACCGGGCACCAAGCTCCCGTACGCCTTCCCGCGCTGGCTCAACGTCTACGACCGCCAGGACGTGCTCTCCTACCTCGCCGAGCCCGTCTTCCCCGGCGACCCGCGCGTCAGCGACCAGGAGATCGGCAGCCGCCAGCCCTTCCCGGCCTGCCACAGCGCCTACTGGAAACAGGACTCGCTCTACGCACGCATCGAACGGGCGGTGGCCGAAGCGGAGATCGGGTGA
- a CDS encoding pentapeptide repeat-containing protein: protein MIEKLLAALAEGAEDRGPRPVLGAEEIADILWLATRVDASAPRAEPDGPAPAAGPEPAAGGPEPPGTARGGPGGPGGPGVQYFPAAAPAPAPGGPVDPAAGAAAGGAPGGAAARPGRRGSAVRLPRAASLDDPLALMRALRPIGRRSIGGPGEELDEQLTVERSIERMVLTPVLRPAESRWLDVALVVDSHHSMLLWADLVEEVRGLLTRSGVFRDVRTWRLTGTGPGGTPRVAHHRDSPPRNPLELVDPAGRRLILVLSDTVAGGWREAPLRAVLRQWSAHNAVAVLNVLPERLWTRGAVQPVPFAVRADRPAAATRSWQRVPMTRRARGGGAVIPVVGIASGSLARLVRVVSGDGRWRRLACLRLDGEPAREASYATPGAPKFFPDPLEAVERFRASASPTAQRLADHLAAVPLTLPVMTLVRRSLLRESEHGHLAEVALGGLLAPWDGEQSADAVEFEFLPGVREALLGSQLRGDVAAVRELVRRRVGDYLFRNRGTGRYFTAIRRGSGSGGRRELGPEAVPFAVAGGPVSGLADRVVRVRFESQGDPVATGVLLSPRLVLTVGEAARTQRTSATAWVRVEEQEFLCVQAWGDGGAPQVLLLVSDADLVDPADWTEPAWVQGFAAPGEHLVVDGSTDRGEPVALTGEVLPYEGERNGELVRLSAEPEAWTCYAGSPVSRDGLLAGIVHTVWPDRMVFLAGQALLEQPGFRAVVSAHGGTGSDRSGVCLAVRIHVHLGPVGRSVRGELTEAILRAQADTGEAASVQSEGDDGVLFVLLEDPGSLAQAGRTLSALPAALERLRAGSGEWEISLLVALARGRFTPDLRGAAVDEARALVGQLHIVGEPSGPGEASVVVIVKGESLLGVDGLESLEAMPMTDAQTERRGWIWSARAAEVGRALIDAELRIDDPGIGWPRCGYGGTQEDPGGCIGVRVPGRLRCLAHVSAVERAEYLHTLQPGSDVDLRGTTLDEELLGHLMLVLREPGAGQVRVGRALFDRARFTGDWATPGGEFGGRASFDRAVFEGQAEFDAVHFRGIVSFGRTYFRRGATFDAAVFDREARLVRADFNGNAGFAEAVFAQDLHMTGAEIWDRARMGRMRVRGAADFGHAVFHGHGDWGRTTFQGPATFTSTVSGSGAVFDQARFEARVSFDQATFAGPTFFKGTFFADRVTFAATDFADGGEFMNTTFTDPAGLPDAWRPLLPASGAATFSLGGVSGVPAP from the coding sequence GTGATCGAGAAGCTCCTCGCCGCCCTGGCCGAGGGCGCCGAGGACAGGGGCCCGCGCCCCGTGCTCGGTGCGGAGGAGATCGCCGACATCCTGTGGCTCGCCACCCGGGTGGACGCGTCCGCCCCGCGCGCGGAGCCCGACGGCCCGGCCCCGGCCGCCGGACCCGAACCCGCCGCGGGTGGGCCGGAGCCACCCGGCACAGCACGCGGCGGCCCGGGCGGCCCCGGCGGACCGGGAGTCCAGTACTTTCCAGCGGCCGCCCCCGCCCCCGCCCCCGGCGGCCCTGTGGACCCCGCCGCCGGAGCGGCCGCGGGAGGCGCCCCCGGCGGCGCGGCCGCGCGGCCCGGGCGCCGGGGCAGCGCGGTGCGGCTGCCGCGCGCCGCCAGCCTCGACGACCCGCTCGCCCTGATGCGCGCCCTGCGCCCGATCGGCCGCCGCAGCATCGGCGGGCCGGGGGAGGAGCTGGACGAACAGCTCACCGTCGAGCGCAGCATCGAGCGGATGGTGCTCACCCCGGTCCTGCGCCCCGCCGAGAGCCGCTGGCTGGACGTGGCCCTGGTGGTCGACTCCCACCACTCGATGCTGCTCTGGGCCGACCTGGTGGAGGAGGTGCGCGGACTCCTCACCCGCAGTGGCGTCTTCCGCGACGTACGGACCTGGCGGCTCACGGGCACCGGCCCCGGCGGCACGCCCAGGGTCGCGCACCATCGCGACAGCCCGCCCCGCAACCCCCTGGAGCTGGTCGACCCGGCGGGCCGGCGGCTGATCCTGGTGCTCTCCGACACGGTGGCCGGCGGCTGGCGCGAAGCTCCCCTGCGCGCGGTGCTCCGGCAGTGGTCGGCGCACAACGCCGTGGCCGTACTGAACGTCCTGCCCGAGCGGCTCTGGACGCGCGGGGCGGTCCAGCCGGTCCCCTTCGCCGTCCGCGCGGACCGGCCCGCGGCGGCCACCCGCTCCTGGCAGCGGGTCCCCATGACCCGGCGGGCCCGCGGCGGCGGGGCCGTGATCCCCGTCGTCGGCATCGCCTCCGGGAGCCTGGCCCGGCTGGTGCGGGTGGTGTCCGGGGACGGCCGCTGGCGGCGCCTCGCGTGCCTGCGCCTCGACGGGGAGCCCGCGCGCGAGGCCTCGTACGCGACACCAGGGGCTCCGAAGTTCTTCCCGGACCCCCTGGAGGCGGTGGAGCGCTTCCGCGCGAGCGCCTCACCGACGGCCCAGCGCCTCGCCGACCACCTGGCCGCCGTACCGCTCACCCTGCCCGTGATGACCCTCGTCCGCCGCTCCCTGCTGCGGGAGTCCGAGCACGGGCACCTCGCGGAGGTGGCCCTGGGCGGGCTGCTCGCCCCCTGGGACGGTGAACAGTCCGCTGACGCGGTGGAGTTCGAGTTCCTGCCGGGCGTACGGGAAGCCCTGCTCGGCTCGCAGCTGCGCGGAGACGTGGCCGCGGTGCGGGAGTTGGTCCGGCGGCGCGTCGGGGACTACCTGTTCCGCAACCGCGGCACCGGCCGGTACTTCACGGCGATCCGCCGGGGATCCGGGAGCGGGGGGCGCCGCGAACTGGGGCCGGAGGCCGTGCCGTTCGCCGTCGCCGGGGGGCCGGTGTCGGGGCTGGCGGACCGGGTGGTGCGGGTCCGGTTCGAGTCGCAGGGGGATCCGGTGGCGACGGGCGTGCTGTTGTCGCCCCGACTGGTCCTGACGGTCGGCGAGGCGGCCCGGACCCAGAGGACGAGCGCCACCGCCTGGGTCAGGGTCGAGGAGCAGGAGTTCCTCTGCGTCCAGGCCTGGGGGGACGGGGGAGCGCCCCAAGTCCTCCTGCTCGTGTCCGACGCGGACCTCGTCGACCCGGCGGACTGGACCGAGCCGGCCTGGGTGCAGGGGTTCGCGGCTCCGGGGGAGCACCTGGTCGTGGACGGTTCCACCGACCGGGGCGAGCCGGTGGCGCTGACCGGCGAGGTCCTCCCGTACGAGGGGGAGCGCAACGGGGAGCTCGTCCGGCTCTCCGCCGAACCGGAGGCCTGGACCTGCTACGCGGGCTCCCCGGTCTCCCGCGACGGGCTGCTGGCGGGCATCGTGCACACGGTGTGGCCGGACCGGATGGTGTTCCTCGCGGGGCAGGCACTGCTGGAGCAGCCAGGGTTCCGTGCGGTCGTGTCGGCGCACGGGGGCACCGGGAGCGATCGCTCGGGTGTCTGCCTGGCGGTACGGATCCACGTGCACCTGGGGCCGGTCGGCCGGTCGGTGAGGGGCGAACTGACCGAGGCCATCCTGCGTGCGCAGGCGGACACCGGCGAGGCCGCCTCGGTCCAGTCCGAGGGGGACGACGGGGTGTTGTTCGTCCTCCTGGAGGACCCGGGCTCGCTCGCACAGGCGGGGAGGACGCTCTCCGCGCTCCCCGCGGCACTGGAGCGGTTGCGCGCGGGCTCCGGCGAATGGGAGATCTCCCTGTTGGTGGCCCTGGCCAGAGGGCGGTTCACGCCCGATCTGCGGGGGGCCGCGGTGGACGAGGCCCGGGCGCTGGTCGGCCAACTGCACATCGTCGGGGAGCCCTCCGGCCCCGGGGAAGCATCGGTGGTCGTCATCGTGAAGGGCGAATCCCTGCTCGGTGTCGACGGGCTCGAATCCCTGGAGGCCATGCCGATGACGGATGCGCAGACGGAGCGGCGCGGGTGGATCTGGTCCGCCCGCGCCGCCGAGGTGGGGCGCGCGCTGATCGATGCCGAGCTGCGGATCGACGACCCGGGCATCGGCTGGCCGCGCTGCGGGTACGGGGGCACACAGGAGGATCCGGGCGGGTGCATCGGTGTCCGTGTGCCGGGCCGCCTGCGCTGCCTCGCCCACGTATCGGCGGTGGAACGGGCCGAGTACCTTCACACGCTGCAACCGGGCTCGGACGTGGACCTGCGGGGGACCACGCTCGATGAGGAGCTGCTCGGCCACCTGATGCTCGTGCTGCGGGAGCCCGGTGCGGGCCAGGTGAGAGTGGGACGCGCGCTCTTCGACCGGGCGCGGTTCACCGGCGACTGGGCCACACCCGGGGGTGAGTTCGGGGGGAGGGCCTCCTTCGACCGGGCCGTCTTCGAAGGCCAGGCGGAGTTCGACGCCGTTCACTTCAGGGGGATCGTCTCCTTCGGCCGGACCTACTTCCGGCGCGGCGCGACCTTCGACGCGGCCGTGTTCGACCGCGAAGCGCGTTTGGTCAGGGCGGACTTCAACGGCAACGCCGGTTTCGCGGAGGCGGTGTTCGCCCAGGACCTCCACATGACCGGGGCCGAGATCTGGGACAGGGCGCGGATGGGCCGGATGCGGGTGCGGGGAGCCGCTGACTTCGGGCACGCGGTCTTCCACGGCCACGGCGACTGGGGGCGGACCACCTTCCAGGGGCCCGCCACCTTCACGTCCACCGTTTCGGGCTCCGGTGCGGTGTTCGACCAGGCCCGCTTCGAGGCCCGGGTCTCCTTCGACCAGGCCACCTTCGCCGGACCGACGTTCTTCAAGGGCACGTTCTTCGCCGACCGGGTGACCTTCGCCGCCACCGACTTCGCGGACGGGGGCGAGTTCATGAACACGACCTTCACCGATCCCGCCGGGCTGCCCGACGCGTGGCGGCCGCTCCTGCCGGCCTCGGGCGCCGCGACGTTCAGCCTGGGCGGAGTGTCCGGCGTGCCGGCACCCTGA
- a CDS encoding class I SAM-dependent methyltransferase, with protein MNDAEARGDQYDDESEDYVAYWQGRDYEHAAEIAAVKRLIGDRRYGLVCEVGGGFGRLSPVLKEYADRVMMCDPSAKHVAIAGRLLADRPGITAHHMRPGHLPLDDGSADLVSMIRVMHHIPDPGPTLREIACVLRPGGRALIEVANSAHILNKLRYAKRLRGVPRAPVDIRSAEKVAEFSIPFVNHHPDTVVRQFAEAGLRVEDKLSVSNMRSGRLKRSVGEDRLLAVEQRIQSPLAALNFGPSLFFLLRRSG; from the coding sequence ATGAACGACGCTGAGGCACGGGGCGACCAGTACGACGACGAGTCGGAGGACTACGTCGCCTACTGGCAGGGGCGCGACTACGAGCACGCGGCCGAGATAGCCGCGGTCAAACGGCTGATCGGCGACCGCCGTTACGGACTCGTCTGCGAAGTGGGCGGCGGATTCGGCCGGTTGAGCCCGGTCCTTAAGGAGTACGCGGACCGTGTCATGATGTGCGACCCGAGCGCCAAGCACGTGGCCATCGCCGGACGCCTGCTGGCCGACCGGCCCGGCATCACCGCGCACCACATGCGCCCAGGCCACCTTCCGCTCGACGACGGATCGGCCGATCTGGTCTCCATGATCCGCGTCATGCACCACATTCCCGATCCCGGCCCCACGCTGCGCGAGATCGCGTGCGTACTGAGGCCCGGCGGCCGCGCCCTGATCGAGGTGGCCAACTCCGCGCACATCCTGAACAAACTGCGCTACGCGAAACGGCTGCGCGGTGTCCCGCGCGCGCCCGTGGACATCCGCTCCGCCGAGAAGGTGGCCGAGTTCAGCATCCCCTTCGTCAACCACCACCCCGACACCGTCGTACGGCAGTTCGCGGAGGCCGGGCTGCGGGTCGAGGACAAGCTGTCCGTGTCCAACATGCGCAGCGGACGGCTGAAGCGGAGCGTGGGCGAGGACCGCCTGCTGGCGGTCGAGCAGCGCATCCAGAGCCCGCTGGCCGCCCTCAACTTCGGTCCGAGCCTGTTCTTCCTGCTCCGGCGGAGCGGGTAG
- a CDS encoding AAA family ATPase, whose protein sequence is MKDWWLYQGTGEAAERRARLEAGPPPPWRDFKGVPDPGYASPGCEGPAWERTWRRGEGYVPDELEKDVVNTALHLRRPLLITGKPGVGKSTLASSIAADLGLGPVLHWPVTSRTVLRDGLYLYDAIGRLQEAGLEQMRTPGAVPPAARAGTAVPAPAPAAAPSGGGPSIARYLRLGPLGTALLPQDRPRVLLVDEIDKSDIDLPGDLLTVFEDGGFVIPELARLGKEAPTVAIGTDDDTEEVVRISQGRVQCRYFPIVVLTSNGERDFPPAFLRRCVRLHLDPPGPDKLARIVRGRLGVDIENSDEYRDLVRSFLERAEDGDLATDQLLNAIQLRLAGAWSAPGDRERFLATVMHHLTGPSA, encoded by the coding sequence GTGAAGGACTGGTGGCTGTACCAAGGGACCGGCGAGGCCGCCGAACGCCGGGCCAGGCTGGAGGCCGGACCGCCGCCGCCCTGGCGGGACTTCAAGGGCGTCCCCGACCCGGGGTACGCGTCCCCCGGCTGCGAGGGCCCGGCCTGGGAGCGCACCTGGCGGCGCGGCGAGGGCTACGTCCCCGACGAGCTGGAGAAGGACGTGGTCAACACGGCCCTGCACCTGCGCCGGCCGCTCCTGATCACCGGCAAACCGGGTGTCGGCAAGTCCACGCTCGCCTCCAGCATCGCCGCCGACCTGGGCCTCGGCCCCGTACTGCACTGGCCGGTCACCAGCAGGACCGTCCTGCGCGACGGCCTGTACCTGTACGACGCGATCGGCCGGCTCCAGGAGGCGGGGCTGGAGCAGATGCGGACACCCGGCGCCGTACCGCCCGCGGCCCGCGCAGGGACCGCGGTCCCCGCCCCGGCGCCCGCGGCGGCCCCCTCCGGGGGAGGCCCGTCCATCGCCCGCTACCTGCGCCTCGGCCCGCTCGGTACGGCGCTCCTGCCCCAGGACCGGCCCCGAGTCCTGCTCGTGGACGAGATCGACAAGAGCGACATCGACCTCCCCGGAGACCTCCTCACCGTCTTCGAGGACGGCGGCTTCGTCATCCCCGAGCTCGCCCGGCTCGGCAAGGAGGCCCCCACCGTCGCCATCGGCACCGACGACGACACGGAGGAGGTCGTCCGGATCTCCCAAGGCCGGGTCCAGTGCCGGTACTTCCCCATCGTCGTCCTCACCAGCAACGGCGAACGCGATTTCCCGCCCGCCTTCCTGCGCCGCTGCGTCCGTCTGCACCTGGACCCGCCGGGACCCGACAAGCTCGCCCGCATCGTGCGCGGCCGGCTCGGCGTGGACATCGAGAACAGCGACGAGTACCGGGACCTCGTGCGGAGCTTCCTGGAGCGCGCCGAGGACGGCGACCTCGCCACCGACCAGCTCCTCAACGCCATCCAACTGCGCCTGGCAGGCGCCTGGTCCGCCCCCGGCGACCGCGAGCGCTTCCTCGCCACCGTCATGCACCACCTCACCGGACCCTCCGCGTGA
- a CDS encoding caspase family protein, whose translation MNPLDLMPPDLGPRTFALVAGVERYEISRHWNLRGPARDALRFSRWLTGPGGVPPGHVRLLLSPLDDPDSLDWSDSAGLEALRGTHRPATEANVKSALFDELPSCDGDLLLVFWAGHGYTAPHRGELLLPSADARPGQIRHLNLDSALRWWRTDLVKRERFRYQAALVDACRVDAPRDARWNFGISDYGGGATVPGRRQFRLYASREGEAAKNDAERGAGRFTEELLAELGERPVREAASVLSDTARSIHHTFLGLRERGEGWQLPQFVVDRDWDASSFLDDDVPGMAPPRAGRLDQSAWDGLGELFEGRDLPRCAYEAFLWAFRAAGCAAPARGGLPGDTLLEVAQDLDERHGGPGGMPLAVPFVRFLGEQGAAGDERWAGRVRDWVSATRERLGLPALPPPPPPPRKTVLHVRLEAPPGGEDGFLARMWLRREVTEHIWESEGEPVRLAVVRDALVRQLAAVAKVLGADAAAGRLSGAVERIEFHVPYELLALDFDQWPVPRGPGGRTRPLGALYQVVVRCPQEREDTGAEWRGKWRWLWSQGGRHPDAVRVVADADADDGLGMELGAGPAPACVLAHTRAGARTSAVVEAVLEGGVPVALWHRDPAPASPDRAGADRAGENRAGMDWAGEEGRVGTDRAGEDRAGQDRAGEDRVGADRAGESRVGIDRAGENRVGEGGTRAVRAGSGRGGEPGVAQAGVARPGPGGFAYAGAGRAEGPGPGGGAAGVLLALLVPPGADGRPPDPGALDVLALPARVRAVRRAAAGAGAGAPGGDRRQPLGGDRLVLLWDDPDDTLTLRSLA comes from the coding sequence GTGAACCCCCTCGACCTCATGCCCCCCGACCTGGGACCGCGCACCTTCGCGCTCGTCGCCGGAGTCGAGCGGTACGAGATCAGCCGGCACTGGAACCTGCGCGGCCCGGCCCGCGACGCCCTGCGGTTCTCCCGCTGGCTCACCGGCCCGGGAGGGGTGCCGCCGGGCCACGTACGGCTGTTGCTGTCCCCGCTCGACGACCCGGACTCGCTCGACTGGTCGGACTCGGCCGGGCTGGAGGCCCTGCGCGGTACGCACCGACCGGCGACCGAGGCGAACGTGAAATCGGCACTGTTCGACGAACTGCCGTCGTGCGACGGCGATTTACTGCTCGTCTTCTGGGCCGGACACGGCTACACGGCGCCACACCGCGGCGAACTGCTGCTGCCTTCCGCGGACGCCCGCCCCGGCCAGATCCGCCACCTCAACCTCGACTCCGCGCTGCGCTGGTGGCGCACCGACCTCGTCAAGCGCGAGCGGTTCCGGTACCAGGCGGCCCTGGTGGACGCCTGCCGGGTCGACGCACCCCGCGACGCCCGCTGGAACTTCGGGATCAGCGACTACGGCGGCGGCGCCACCGTCCCGGGGCGGCGCCAGTTCCGGCTGTACGCCTCCCGCGAGGGCGAGGCCGCGAAGAACGACGCCGAACGCGGCGCCGGCCGCTTCACCGAGGAACTCCTCGCCGAACTCGGCGAACGCCCGGTGCGCGAGGCCGCCTCCGTCCTCTCCGACACCGCCCGCTCCATCCACCACACCTTCCTGGGCCTGCGCGAACGCGGCGAGGGCTGGCAGCTCCCGCAGTTCGTCGTGGACCGCGACTGGGACGCCTCCTCCTTCCTCGACGACGACGTCCCCGGAATGGCGCCGCCACGAGCGGGCCGCCTCGACCAGAGCGCCTGGGACGGGCTCGGCGAGCTCTTCGAGGGCCGCGACCTGCCGCGCTGCGCCTACGAGGCGTTCCTCTGGGCGTTCCGGGCGGCCGGCTGCGCGGCCCCCGCCCGGGGCGGCCTGCCCGGCGACACCCTGCTGGAGGTGGCCCAGGACCTCGACGAACGCCACGGCGGTCCCGGCGGGATGCCGCTCGCGGTGCCCTTCGTACGGTTCCTCGGAGAGCAGGGCGCGGCGGGCGACGAGCGGTGGGCGGGCCGGGTGCGCGACTGGGTGAGCGCCACCCGCGAACGCCTCGGGCTGCCCGCGCTGCCGCCCCCGCCCCCGCCGCCGCGCAAGACGGTCCTGCACGTGCGGCTGGAGGCGCCGCCGGGCGGGGAGGACGGGTTCCTCGCCAGGATGTGGCTGCGGCGGGAGGTGACCGAGCACATCTGGGAGTCGGAGGGCGAGCCGGTCCGGCTGGCCGTCGTACGGGACGCGCTCGTGCGACAACTGGCTGCGGTTGCAAAGGTGTTGGGCGCCGATGCGGCGGCCGGGCGGCTGTCCGGGGCGGTGGAGCGGATCGAGTTCCACGTGCCGTACGAGCTGCTGGCCCTGGACTTCGACCAGTGGCCGGTCCCGCGCGGCCCGGGCGGGCGGACCCGGCCCCTGGGGGCGCTCTACCAGGTGGTGGTGCGCTGCCCGCAGGAACGCGAGGACACCGGCGCCGAATGGCGTGGCAAATGGCGCTGGCTGTGGTCCCAGGGCGGCCGGCACCCGGACGCGGTCCGGGTGGTGGCCGACGCGGACGCGGACGACGGGCTCGGCATGGAACTGGGCGCGGGCCCGGCGCCCGCGTGCGTACTGGCGCACACCCGGGCCGGGGCGCGGACCTCGGCGGTGGTGGAGGCGGTACTGGAGGGCGGTGTCCCGGTGGCCCTCTGGCACCGGGACCCCGCCCCGGCGAGCCCGGACCGGGCGGGCGCGGACCGGGCGGGGGAGAACCGGGCGGGCATGGACTGGGCGGGTGAGGAGGGCCGGGTGGGCACGGACCGGGCGGGGGAAGATCGGGCGGGACAGGACCGGGCGGGAGAGGACCGGGTGGGCGCGGACCGGGCGGGGGAGAGCCGGGTGGGCATCGACCGGGCGGGGGAGAACCGGGTGGGAGAGGGCGGGACCCGGGCGGTGCGGGCCGGTTCCGGTCGGGGCGGAGAGCCGGGGGTGGCGCAGGCCGGGGTGGCCCGGCCGGGTCCGGGCGGCTTCGCGTACGCCGGGGCGGGGCGGGCGGAGGGTCCCGGTCCGGGCGGCGGGGCCGCGGGCGTCCTGCTCGCTCTGCTGGTACCGCCCGGCGCGGACGGTCGGCCGCCCGACCCCGGCGCACTCGACGTGCTCGCGCTGCCCGCCCGCGTGCGCGCGGTGCGCCGGGCGGCGGCCGGCGCGGGTGCGGGCGCCCCCGGTGGCGATCGCCGACAGCCTTTGGGGGGAGACCGGTTGGTCCTCCTGTGGGACGATCCCGACGACACCCTCACCCTCCGGTCCCTGGCTTGA